One Scyliorhinus canicula chromosome 14, sScyCan1.1, whole genome shotgun sequence genomic region harbors:
- the LOC119977623 gene encoding collagenase 3-like — protein sequence MGLKETAYIPPISPRKTKMKCFQVPILLILLNSMFTFAFPLASEISQNDHSFAKQYLKRLYDFEGDAFNGLKTSSGDSIRANIMKMQKFFGLPITGELDSATLVVMKRPRCGVHDALQYNHFPGNIKWQHTNLTYRITKYTPDIDKGQVNRAIWAAFKVWSDVTPLTFTRVMDGEADIMMSFTPRVHGDGYPFDGPGGFLAHAFPPGQRLGGDVHFDEEETWSIDSKGYNIFMVAAHEIGHALGMAHSQDVGALMFPQYSYFSIQDFSLPYDDVQGIQALYGSSNKPDPKPHPKTPEKCDPSLSFDAVSKLRGEIMFFKDRFLWRIHPQVPDPILMTIQAQWPDLPSKIDASYENAFQDITLFFRKNKYWAVNGYDILPGYPRSIYALGFPKTVKKIDAAVQIKETGKTIFFVGNKCWSYDERAKEMDKGYPKWIEDDWPGIGDNVDAAVQHNDNVYFFRGFAMSVYDNRNKRVINIVYANSAICK from the exons ATGGGGCTGAAAGAAACAGCATACATCCCACCTATATCTCCAAGGAAGACGAAAATGAAATGCTTTCAGGTTCCAATTCTCCTGATACTGCTGAATTCTATGTTTACGTTTGCATTTCCCTTGGCATCTGAGATAAGTCAAAATGATCACAGTTTTGCTAAG CAATACCTTAAACGATTGTATGACTTTGAAGGTGATGCTTTCAATGGTCTGAAAACAAGCAGTGGTGACAGTATAAGAGCAAATATTATGAAAATGCAAAAGTTCTTTGGCCTCCCCATAACTGGTGAACTGGATTCTGCAACGTTGGTAGTAATGAAGAGACCTCGATGCGGAGTTCATGATGCTCTTCAATACAATCATTTTCCAGGCAATATCAAATGGCAGCACACAAACCTGACTTACAG AATCACCAAGTACACGCCAGATATTGACAAGGGACAAGTGAATAGAGCTATTTGGGCAGCTTTCAAAGTGTGGAGTGATGTCACACCGTTAACTTTCACCAGGGTTATGGATGGTGAAGCAGATATTATGATGTCCTTTACACCTAGAG TACATGGTGACGGGTATCCGTTTGATGGACCTGGTGGATTTCTGGCCCACGCTTTTCCACCAGGACAGAGACTTGGTGGTGACGTTCATTTTGATGAAGAAGAAACTTGGTCGATAGACTCAAAAG GATACAACATATTCATGGTGGCTGCTCATGAAATCGGCCATGCTCTGGGAATGGCTCATTCTCAAGATGTGGGAGCTTTGATGTTCCCCCAATATTCATATTTTAGTATCCAAGACTTCAGTCTACCATATGATGACGTTCAGGGAATTCAGGCACTCTATG GTTCATCAAATAAACCTGACCCAAAACCTCACCCAAAGACTCCAGAGAAATGTGATCCTTCTCTGTCCTTTGATGCAGTCAGTAAATTGCGTGGAGAAATTATGTTCTTTAAAGACAG GTTCCTTTGGCGTATTCACCCACAAGTGCCGGATCCAATATTAATGACAATCCAAGCCCAATGGCCAGATCTTCCCTCAAAAATTGATGCTTCGTATGAAAATGCCTTTCAAGACATTACTCTATTTTTCAGAA AGAACAAATATTGGGCTGTCAACGGATATGACATTTTACCAGGATACCCGAGGAGTATCTATGCTTTGGGTTTCCCCAAAACTGTGAAGAAAATCGATGCAGCAGTACAAATTAAGGAGACTGGAAAGACAATCTTCTTTGTGGGGAACAAGTGCTGGAG TTATGATGAACGTGCAAAAGAAATGGATAAAGGATACCCAAAATGGATAGAAGATGACTGGCCTGGAATTGGTGACAATGTGGATGCTGCTGTTCAGCACAATG